A stretch of the Bacteroidales bacterium genome encodes the following:
- a CDS encoding SurA N-terminal domain-containing protein, with amino-acid sequence MALIGDIRKQSTLLIVIIGVALAAFVLGDLFSKGPRQGSFNIAEVDGEDIPILAYNQRLEESLNMRRQNLGRENLTPQEQYATRQSTWEEMIREILLDKEYDHLGLNISTEELDELVRGTEPHSFIRQSFTDPQTGVFDPAAVDNFLRNLDQVDPAMRQRYLFLEQAIKDDQLVNKHTDLLAKAYHVPTALATKDFMSKNRQANVKAVALRYQVIPDEEVAVTEQEMKRFYENNKFRYNQEDTRAIDYVIFEIQASEEDRERIAAEFNKLYEEFQQVNDIPVFVNAVSDSRYDSTWFKRGELPLKIDEALFEAPVGTMVSPFVEDGRHVMARLMDTGIRPDSLKASHILVSHQATGMNQQTTRTKEQAKNRADSLFNEIMKNRSKFADLALTMSDDPSAAQNQGDLGWFKDGAMVYPFNQAVIENRVGQIVMAESQFGFHIIEITGKTEPVQKVRVAIVDRFIEPSTRTVQETYVNASQFASTNRNSEAFEKAIVDAGLSKRNASSIKPMDNSIPGITMPRELIRWMYNEDTKVGDVSPAFDVEGSFVVATLTGLQKEGTMPFDQSKAMIEPLVRREKKAELLISRMQDAAKDNNDLNAIAAKLETNVESLPNLTFNSLNLPNFGREPKIVGKIFSMEEKQFSQPVAGDLAVYILMVDEYIIKEPEGDDLKGIQRVLSNNFRSRVSREGVKAIEDNANVTDNRMMFY; translated from the coding sequence ATGGCTTTAATAGGTGATATCAGAAAACAATCAACACTTTTAATAGTAATAATTGGTGTGGCTTTGGCTGCATTCGTGCTCGGCGATTTATTTTCAAAAGGACCCAGGCAGGGCAGCTTTAACATTGCGGAAGTTGATGGGGAAGACATTCCTATCCTTGCCTATAACCAGCGTCTCGAAGAAAGTCTTAACATGCGCCGGCAGAATTTGGGTCGTGAAAATCTTACACCCCAGGAGCAATACGCAACACGGCAATCAACATGGGAAGAGATGATACGCGAGATTCTTCTCGATAAGGAATACGATCATCTCGGGCTGAATATATCAACCGAAGAATTGGATGAATTAGTTCGCGGAACAGAACCACATAGTTTTATCAGGCAAAGTTTTACCGATCCGCAAACCGGTGTGTTTGACCCTGCAGCCGTGGATAACTTTCTTCGAAACCTCGATCAGGTTGATCCTGCAATGCGTCAGCGCTACCTTTTTCTTGAGCAAGCCATAAAGGACGATCAACTCGTTAACAAGCATACTGATTTACTTGCCAAAGCCTATCATGTACCTACTGCGTTAGCCACCAAAGATTTTATGTCGAAAAACCGCCAGGCAAATGTAAAAGCAGTTGCCCTGCGTTATCAGGTTATACCCGATGAAGAGGTTGCGGTTACCGAACAGGAGATGAAACGCTTTTACGAAAACAATAAATTCCGTTATAACCAGGAAGATACACGTGCTATTGACTATGTTATCTTCGAAATTCAGGCTTCGGAAGAGGATCGGGAAAGAATTGCCGCAGAATTCAACAAGCTTTATGAGGAATTTCAGCAAGTCAACGACATCCCTGTTTTTGTAAACGCGGTTTCTGACTCACGTTATGACAGTACATGGTTCAAACGTGGTGAATTGCCATTGAAAATAGATGAAGCGCTTTTTGAAGCTCCTGTCGGAACTATGGTAAGCCCCTTTGTTGAAGATGGCCGTCATGTTATGGCCCGTTTGATGGACACTGGAATCCGGCCCGACTCCCTGAAAGCCAGTCATATTTTGGTTTCGCACCAGGCAACCGGTATGAACCAGCAAACTACCCGCACAAAAGAACAGGCGAAAAACAGGGCTGATAGCCTCTTTAATGAAATCATGAAAAACCGTAGCAAATTTGCTGATTTAGCCTTAACAATGTCTGACGATCCTTCGGCAGCACAAAACCAGGGTGATCTCGGTTGGTTTAAGGATGGCGCTATGGTATATCCATTCAACCAGGCCGTAATTGAAAACAGGGTTGGCCAGATTGTTATGGCTGAGTCACAATTTGGTTTTCACATCATAGAAATAACAGGTAAAACGGAGCCTGTTCAAAAGGTAAGGGTTGCAATTGTTGACAGATTTATTGAACCCAGCACCCGTACAGTTCAGGAAACATATGTTAATGCAAGCCAGTTTGCAAGTACCAACCGCAATAGCGAAGCTTTTGAAAAAGCCATTGTTGATGCCGGACTATCAAAAAGAAATGCAAGTAGCATCAAACCTATGGATAACAGTATTCCTGGTATTACTATGCCACGTGAACTGATTCGCTGGATGTACAACGAAGACACGAAAGTTGGCGATGTTTCACCCGCATTTGATGTGGAAGGATCATTTGTTGTGGCTACTCTGACAGGCCTTCAAAAAGAAGGAACCATGCCATTTGATCAGTCAAAAGCTATGATTGAGCCGCTGGTTCGCAGGGAAAAAAAGGCTGAACTGCTCATCAGCCGTATGCAGGATGCAGCCAAAGACAACAACGATTTAAATGCTATTGCTGCAAAACTTGAAACCAATGTTGAATCGCTGCCAAACCTTACCTTTAACTCTTTAAATCTTCCCAATTTCGGTAGGGAACCCAAAATTGTTGGCAAGATTTTCTCAATGGAGGAAAAGCAATTTTCCCAACCTGTTGCCGGCGACCTTGCTGTTTACATTCTCATGGTTGATGAATACATCATCAAAGAACCTGAAGGCGATGATCTTAAAGGCATACAAAGGGTGCTCAGCAATAATTTCCGAAGCCGTGTTTCACGCGAAGGCGTTAAAGCCATCGAGGACAATGCGAACGTAACGGATAATCGGATGATGTTCTATTAG
- a CDS encoding rod shape-determining protein RodA: MLIGWISIYAAVYQEESSSIFDVSESYGKQLIWIVTALLIAGTILLIDIKFFPAFAYVIYAISMLALIAVLFKGAVIAGSKSWFQIGGFALQPAEFAKYAAALGLARVMSSASFNLRTLKGKAQAFGIIGLPAALILLQNDTGSALVFSSFLIAFYREGLSGSVLILGAAMAVLVLATLLFGELSIIIACIVIAAIALLFIKRYTGNILKIAGMLILAIAFIHTVEYSFENVLQQHQKSRINVLLGKEIDLKGVGYNLHQSKIAIGSGGFAGKGFLQGTQTKYSFVPEQSTDFIFCTVGEEWGFIGSVSLISLYILLLIRLIRLAERQRSDFSRIYGYGVASVLFFHFTINIGMTIGLVPVIGIPLPFISYGGSSLWAFTIMLFTFIKQDANRFALL; this comes from the coding sequence ATGCTGATAGGTTGGATCAGTATTTATGCGGCAGTTTATCAGGAGGAAAGCAGTAGCATTTTTGATGTATCAGAAAGTTATGGCAAGCAATTGATCTGGATTGTAACAGCGCTTTTAATTGCAGGAACCATACTGCTCATTGATATCAAGTTCTTTCCGGCGTTTGCTTATGTTATCTATGCGATCTCAATGCTGGCGCTGATAGCGGTTCTTTTCAAAGGTGCTGTTATTGCGGGCAGCAAATCATGGTTTCAAATCGGGGGATTTGCACTTCAGCCCGCTGAGTTTGCAAAATATGCAGCAGCCCTGGGACTGGCCAGGGTTATGAGTTCTGCTTCGTTTAATTTGCGAACATTAAAAGGTAAAGCTCAGGCTTTTGGGATCATCGGGTTACCTGCAGCATTGATTCTGCTTCAGAATGATACAGGTTCGGCATTGGTGTTTTCCAGCTTTTTGATTGCTTTTTATCGCGAAGGACTTTCGGGAAGTGTATTGATTTTAGGCGCAGCTATGGCTGTGCTTGTGCTGGCGACTTTACTTTTTGGAGAGCTTTCGATTATTATTGCATGTATTGTAATCGCGGCTATTGCATTGCTTTTTATAAAACGCTACACTGGCAATATTTTGAAGATTGCGGGAATGCTTATTCTTGCGATCGCTTTTATACATACAGTCGAATATTCGTTCGAGAACGTTCTTCAACAACATCAAAAATCACGTATCAATGTGCTGCTCGGGAAAGAAATTGATTTAAAGGGAGTGGGCTATAACCTTCACCAGTCAAAGATTGCAATTGGTTCCGGTGGCTTTGCCGGAAAGGGATTTCTGCAGGGAACGCAAACCAAATATAGCTTCGTGCCCGAGCAAAGCACCGATTTCATTTTCTGCACCGTAGGCGAAGAATGGGGCTTTATCGGCAGTGTTTCGCTTATATCATTGTACATCCTGTTATTAATCCGGTTGATCCGCTTAGCAGAACGGCAACGTTCAGATTTCAGCCGGATTTATGGCTATGGGGTTGCATCGGTTTTGTTTTTTCACTTCACCATCAATATCGGGATGACCATCGGACTGGTTCCGGTTATTGGTATTCCGCTGCCTTTTATCAGTTATGGTGGCTCATCGTTGTGGGCTTTTACAATTATGCTGTTTACCTTTATTAAACAGGATGCCAACAGGTTTGCATTATTATAA